In Paenibacillus phoenicis, one genomic interval encodes:
- a CDS encoding SPFH domain-containing protein: MKEKEISCLNGFVALLFIFGFIALGTFLVTLNDVVPVAGGVLSFVIAFVLLTGLTIVQPNQSAVVTFFGRYLGVIRKSGFYLAIPFSTRKKVSLRVRNFNSAKLKVNDVKGNPIEIATVVVFSVVDSAKALFEVDEYETFVEIQSEAALRHVASKYPYDQLDDSDTGFSLRANTEEIALELTSELQNRLAIAGVKVIESRLTHLAYSTEIASAMLQRQQAEAIIAAREKIVDGAVTMVQMAIERLQAGQVVELDDERKAAMINNLLVAVVSDRSAQPVINTSTLY; encoded by the coding sequence ATGAAAGAAAAAGAAATTTCGTGCCTAAACGGTTTTGTTGCCCTGTTGTTCATTTTCGGATTTATTGCGTTGGGGACATTTCTCGTCACGTTAAACGATGTCGTTCCCGTGGCCGGCGGTGTGCTCTCCTTCGTCATCGCCTTCGTGCTCTTGACCGGGCTGACGATCGTACAGCCAAACCAATCGGCTGTCGTCACCTTCTTCGGCCGTTACCTCGGCGTGATCCGCAAGAGCGGCTTCTATCTTGCCATCCCGTTCTCAACTCGCAAAAAAGTTTCGCTGCGCGTTCGCAACTTCAACAGCGCCAAACTGAAAGTCAATGATGTCAAAGGGAACCCGATCGAAATCGCCACTGTTGTCGTGTTTTCGGTGGTCGACTCCGCCAAAGCGCTATTTGAAGTGGATGAATACGAAACCTTCGTGGAAATTCAGAGCGAAGCTGCACTGCGCCACGTCGCCAGCAAATATCCGTACGACCAATTGGACGATTCCGACACCGGCTTCTCCCTGCGCGCCAATACGGAAGAGATTGCGTTGGAGCTCACCAGCGAATTGCAGAACCGTCTGGCCATCGCCGGCGTTAAGGTCATTGAGTCGCGTTTGACGCATCTGGCCTACTCGACCGAAATCGCAAGCGCGATGCTGCAACGCCAACAAGCCGAAGCGATCATTGCGGCTCGCGAGAAAATCGTCGACGGCGCCGTCACCATGGTTCAAATGGCGATCGAACGGCTGCAGGCCGGTCAAGTTGTCGAGCTGGATGACGAACGTAAAGCCGCGATGATTAACAACCTGCTCGTCGCTGTCGTATCCGACCGTTCCGCCCAGCCGGTCATCAATACTAGCACGTTGTATTAA
- a CDS encoding aminotransferase-like domain-containing protein, producing the protein MNHSTWRPSRNSPIPLHRQIMEHLCDRIASGEWPVGTRIPSQRELAARFGVNRSTVVAALDELIAAGLLQGDRGGGTRVVNRTWGVLTASPPPDWNEYVSSGVQYPNLPAVQEINRAEFQPGILRLGTGEMGPDLLPQSEMAELLGRMATNVTNLGYGEPNGDLRLREAIAARLSLQGITVSPASLLIISGALQALQLIAVGLLPQGSTVLTERPSYLYSVPVFQSAGMKLRGVPMDEQGLRADLVSVYAKQYAGALLYTIPTFHNPSGTVMSEARRRQLLDVCEAARFPLVEDDVYRELWLDAPPPLPLKAHDASGSVLYLGSLSKSLSPGLRIGWIAGPQPVIERLADIKMQSDYGSSALSQQMAAEWLESGSYDRHLERLRAALRLRREAAVDALERYFRDIADWKVPQGGFYIWLNLHNSPSPRKIFDAALKAGLLINPGHLYNRASGSHLRLSYAYATAEELTEGIARLSEIVRSLD; encoded by the coding sequence ATGAATCATTCGACCTGGCGTCCCAGCCGAAATTCGCCCATTCCGCTCCATCGCCAAATCATGGAGCATCTTTGTGATCGAATCGCCAGCGGCGAATGGCCGGTGGGGACACGCATCCCGTCCCAGCGGGAGCTGGCCGCGCGGTTTGGCGTCAACCGCAGCACAGTCGTCGCCGCGCTGGACGAGCTGATCGCAGCCGGGCTGCTTCAGGGCGACCGGGGCGGCGGCACCCGCGTCGTTAACCGGACCTGGGGCGTGCTGACCGCCTCCCCGCCGCCCGATTGGAACGAATACGTCAGCTCCGGCGTGCAGTACCCTAATTTGCCTGCCGTGCAGGAGATTAACCGGGCTGAGTTCCAGCCCGGCATTTTGCGACTCGGCACCGGCGAGATGGGCCCGGACCTGCTGCCGCAATCCGAAATGGCCGAGCTGTTGGGTCGGATGGCCACCAATGTCACAAACCTGGGCTATGGCGAGCCCAACGGGGACCTGCGGCTCCGGGAGGCCATCGCCGCCCGGCTGAGCCTCCAAGGCATCACCGTATCGCCGGCTTCGCTGCTGATAATCTCCGGCGCCTTGCAGGCGCTCCAGCTCATTGCCGTCGGCCTGCTCCCCCAGGGCTCGACGGTACTGACCGAACGACCGTCGTATCTGTATTCGGTTCCCGTTTTTCAGAGCGCCGGAATGAAGCTGCGCGGTGTCCCGATGGATGAACAAGGCCTGCGCGCCGACCTGGTTTCTGTGTACGCCAAGCAATATGCGGGCGCATTGCTGTATACCATTCCGACCTTCCATAATCCAAGCGGAACGGTTATGAGCGAAGCGCGGCGACGTCAGCTGCTGGACGTCTGCGAGGCAGCCCGTTTCCCCCTCGTTGAAGATGATGTCTACCGCGAGTTGTGGCTGGACGCCCCGCCGCCCCTGCCGCTGAAGGCTCATGACGCCAGCGGCAGCGTACTGTATCTGGGCAGCTTGTCCAAATCCCTCAGCCCCGGCCTGCGGATTGGCTGGATTGCCGGACCGCAGCCCGTCATCGAGCGGCTTGCAGACATCAAGATGCAAAGCGATTACGGCTCTAGCGCCCTCTCGCAACAGATGGCAGCGGAATGGCTGGAAAGCGGCAGCTACGACCGCCATCTTGAACGGCTGCGGGCGGCGCTCCGCCTGCGGCGAGAGGCGGCGGTGGACGCGTTGGAGCGGTATTTTCGCGATATCGCGGACTGGAAGGTGCCGCAGGGAGGGTTTTACATCTGGCTGAACCTGCACAACTCCCCCTCCCCGCGCAAAATATTTGACGCCGCCCTAAAAGCCGGCCTTCTGATCAACCCCGGCCACCTGTACAACCGCGCCTCCGGCAGCCACCTGCGCCTCTCCTACGCCTACGCCACCGCCGAAGAACTGACGGAAGGCATCGCCCGTCTAAGCGAAATCGTACGCTCCTTGGATTAA
- a CDS encoding LysE/ArgO family amino acid transporter: MFSAAIHGFFLAVGLILPLGVQNVFVFNQGAAGRKLRRALPAVLTAALGDTILILLAVLGVSVLVLSWTWLKTVLFAAGAVFMLYIGWTIWRDVSKPSSAGPSGLPAKQQVVFALSVTFLNPHAILDTVGVIGTSSLDYTGGAKGAFTLAAILVSWVWFFGLAWAGKTLGSLDRGGQLLQGINRLSALIVWGMALYMIGAVVADHLK; the protein is encoded by the coding sequence ATGTTTAGTGCTGCGATTCATGGGTTCTTTCTGGCGGTTGGACTTATTTTGCCATTAGGCGTGCAGAATGTGTTTGTGTTTAACCAGGGGGCTGCCGGACGAAAGCTCCGCCGGGCCTTGCCGGCTGTTCTGACCGCCGCTTTGGGCGATACGATATTGATTTTGCTAGCTGTGTTGGGGGTCTCGGTGCTGGTCTTGTCATGGACTTGGCTGAAAACCGTACTCTTTGCGGCAGGCGCCGTCTTTATGCTATACATTGGCTGGACCATCTGGAGGGACGTGTCCAAACCGTCTTCCGCCGGGCCATCCGGGCTGCCAGCTAAACAGCAGGTGGTGTTTGCATTGTCGGTGACGTTTTTGAATCCCCATGCGATTCTGGATACGGTTGGCGTGATCGGGACAAGCTCTCTGGATTATACCGGCGGGGCGAAAGGGGCGTTTACGCTGGCTGCGATTCTGGTGTCGTGGGTCTGGTTTTTCGGATTGGCATGGGCAGGCAAAACACTCGGAAGCTTGGACCGGGGAGGTCAACTGCTCCAGGGGATCAATCGATTGTCTGCGCTTATCGTCTGGGGGATGGCGTTATATATGATCGGTGCCGTGGTCGCTGATCACTTGAAGTAG
- the nfsA gene encoding oxygen-insensitive NADPH nitroreductase yields the protein MNETISKMLEHRSIRKYSDRPVTRELVEQIISAGQMASSSSNVQAYTVIAVTDADRKAKLAELCGNQAYVAECPVFLVWCADLSRLKRAAERHLPSETTYEGTTENFIVATVDTALAAQNAAIAAESLGLGIVYIGGIRNHSEEVADLLGLPHLSYPVFGMCLGYPDQNPGVRPRLPLPAVLHWNQYDTAGQEEQVAAYDEVMSKYLRERTGGAKDTPWSELMAEKLAQPARLHMREFLEKRGFTLK from the coding sequence ATGAACGAGACGATATCCAAAATGCTGGAGCACCGTTCCATTCGTAAATACAGCGATCGTCCGGTGACCCGAGAGCTGGTGGAACAAATCATATCCGCAGGCCAAATGGCCTCCAGTTCCAGCAATGTACAAGCCTATACCGTGATTGCCGTGACGGACGCGGATCGGAAAGCGAAGCTGGCCGAGCTTTGCGGGAATCAGGCTTATGTGGCGGAGTGTCCTGTTTTCCTAGTCTGGTGCGCAGATTTGTCAAGACTCAAACGGGCAGCGGAGCGGCATCTTCCTTCGGAAACGACTTATGAAGGCACGACGGAGAACTTTATTGTAGCTACGGTCGATACGGCGCTGGCAGCGCAAAATGCCGCCATAGCCGCAGAATCACTGGGCCTTGGCATCGTGTATATCGGCGGTATCCGCAACCATAGCGAGGAGGTGGCGGATCTCCTGGGCCTTCCGCACCTTTCGTATCCTGTATTCGGGATGTGTCTCGGCTATCCGGATCAAAATCCAGGGGTGCGTCCACGGCTTCCGCTGCCGGCAGTTCTGCACTGGAACCAATATGATACCGCCGGGCAAGAGGAACAGGTGGCGGCCTATGACGAGGTCATGTCCAAGTATCTGCGTGAACGGACCGGAGGGGCGAAGGATACCCCTTGGTCGGAGCTCATGGCCGAGAAGCTGGCACAGCCGGCGCGGCTGCATATGCGCGAATTTTTAGAGAAGCGCGGCTTTACCTTGAAATAA
- a CDS encoding TatD family hydrolase, whose amino-acid sequence MSHNLLRGLPKGIQLPFIDAHIHIDLYDEDTRERLLQELPGCGVEAVIAVSMHLASCKLNNALAERYPNLVRPAFGFHPEQPIPEDREIDLLLNWIKQHAEDMIAVGEVGLPYYARQEALQQGKGFELEPYVDLLEKFVMLAKALDKPIVMHAVYEDAELACDLLERHGVTKAHFHWFKGAESTVRRMADRGYAISFTPDIVYESKIQDLARRYPPEQVMAETDGPWPFEGPFAGQITHPRMTRHVALAWANLLGISPEEAAATLYRNTRSFYGL is encoded by the coding sequence ATGTCCCACAATCTTCTTCGCGGTTTACCGAAGGGAATCCAACTCCCGTTCATTGATGCCCATATTCATATAGACCTTTACGACGAAGATACCCGTGAACGCCTGCTGCAGGAACTGCCGGGCTGCGGAGTGGAAGCCGTCATTGCCGTTTCGATGCATTTAGCCTCCTGCAAGCTGAACAACGCTTTGGCGGAGCGCTATCCGAACCTGGTGCGCCCGGCATTCGGATTCCACCCCGAGCAGCCTATCCCTGAGGATCGGGAGATCGATCTCCTGCTGAATTGGATCAAGCAGCATGCCGAGGATATGATTGCCGTTGGTGAAGTCGGGCTTCCATATTATGCGCGGCAAGAAGCTCTCCAGCAAGGAAAGGGCTTTGAGCTTGAGCCCTACGTGGACCTGCTGGAGAAGTTTGTGATGCTTGCCAAGGCGTTAGACAAACCGATTGTGATGCATGCGGTATACGAGGACGCCGAGCTTGCCTGCGACCTGCTGGAACGCCACGGCGTCACCAAAGCACATTTCCACTGGTTCAAGGGAGCCGAATCCACAGTGCGCCGCATGGCGGATCGCGGTTATGCGATCTCTTTTACGCCGGATATCGTCTACGAATCGAAAATCCAAGACCTCGCCCGGCGCTATCCTCCCGAGCAGGTGATGGCCGAAACGGACGGGCCTTGGCCGTTTGAAGGACCGTTTGCCGGTCAGATCACCCACCCGCGCATGACCCGTCACGTCGCCTTGGCCTGGGCGAATCTTCTGGGCATCTCTCCGGAAGAGGCCGCAGCGACGTTGTACCGGAACACGCGAAGTTTTTACGGATTATAA
- a CDS encoding tyrosine-type recombinase/integrase: protein MGTNYLSAVAQQFPFHLSVTQDYQDEQIIQMFLTACAKAPNTRRNYFRALEHFRQFLSGMRFRDVTWREIEAYKIYLTKGFYRDGQKPLAPASVAAFIAPLKSFYKWGSDSSIGFFDHNPAQNVRIPAIAVTSRRHYLTRNEVGKLLEALRRQSLRNYLIGLSLVLLGLRVSELCGIKWKDFHADMLETSIWLTVSHAKRGKTREVKIPRELWNMYQEHARRLAKGHEPDPELKLFAITPRQIERIIKQAGIASGIQKQPTPHWLRHTNATLALLQGASLQQVQESLGHSHINTTQRYLHTVEQIKKAAPDFVQDCLMEFM from the coding sequence ATGGGTACTAATTATTTGTCCGCTGTAGCCCAGCAATTTCCGTTCCATTTATCTGTCACACAGGATTATCAGGACGAACAGATCATTCAAATGTTCCTGACGGCATGCGCCAAAGCGCCAAATACCCGCAGAAACTATTTTAGGGCCCTGGAGCATTTCAGGCAATTCCTTTCGGGAATGCGTTTTCGGGATGTGACTTGGAGGGAAATCGAAGCTTATAAAATCTACCTCACGAAGGGCTTCTACCGCGATGGCCAAAAACCGCTTGCTCCGGCCAGTGTGGCTGCATTTATCGCGCCTCTGAAGTCGTTTTATAAATGGGGAAGCGACAGCAGCATCGGCTTTTTCGATCATAATCCGGCGCAAAATGTCCGTATCCCGGCCATTGCCGTAACGAGCCGCAGACATTATCTTACCCGCAACGAGGTCGGCAAGCTGCTGGAGGCGTTGCGGCGCCAGAGCCTGAGAAATTACTTGATCGGCCTGTCTCTGGTGCTGTTGGGCCTTCGCGTGTCCGAGTTATGCGGCATCAAGTGGAAGGACTTTCATGCCGATATGCTGGAGACATCCATATGGCTCACCGTATCCCACGCAAAACGCGGAAAAACACGCGAGGTCAAAATTCCGCGAGAGCTCTGGAACATGTACCAGGAGCATGCACGCAGATTGGCGAAGGGGCATGAACCGGATCCGGAGTTGAAGCTGTTTGCAATTACGCCGCGGCAAATCGAACGAATCATTAAACAAGCAGGCATTGCGAGCGGAATTCAGAAGCAGCCGACCCCCCACTGGTTAAGACATACCAACGCGACGCTGGCATTGTTGCAGGGCGCCTCGCTGCAGCAGGTTCAGGAAAGCTTGGGGCACTCCCATATCAACACGACCCAGCGCTATCTGCACACCGTCGAGCAAATAAAGAAGGCGGCTCCTGACTTCGTACAGGACTGTTTGATGGAATTTATGTGA
- a CDS encoding HD-GYP domain-containing protein, whose amino-acid sequence MTVFNEFVDDWYMDYSPEAVKWFNLLVRKHPETYHHSIRVAMLAEKIAEPLKITGAEKDMLVRGCFMHDIGKTMIPRAIIEQQEPLTEIQWRIIKLHPVIGAELVEADPAFGPGIADIVRWHHERWDGAGYPDGLKGKQIPYKARICAVVDAFDSMTSDRHYRERKLTMAEAKLELHQHRETQFDPEVVDALMELSDEMLNIYSIM is encoded by the coding sequence TTGACTGTTTTTAATGAGTTCGTCGACGATTGGTACATGGACTATAGCCCGGAAGCCGTGAAGTGGTTTAACCTGCTTGTGCGCAAACATCCGGAAACCTATCACCATAGTATACGGGTTGCTATGCTGGCAGAGAAAATCGCCGAGCCGCTGAAGATCACCGGAGCTGAGAAGGACATGCTGGTCCGCGGGTGCTTTATGCATGATATCGGCAAAACGATGATCCCCCGCGCGATCATTGAGCAGCAGGAGCCGCTGACGGAGATACAGTGGAGGATCATTAAGCTGCATCCGGTCATCGGGGCAGAGCTGGTAGAAGCGGATCCTGCGTTTGGACCGGGCATTGCGGATATCGTCCGCTGGCATCATGAGCGTTGGGACGGGGCGGGGTACCCGGATGGGCTGAAGGGGAAGCAAATCCCCTATAAGGCGAGAATTTGCGCGGTGGTTGACGCCTTCGATTCGATGACATCGGACCGGCATTACCGGGAACGGAAGCTGACTATGGCTGAAGCCAAGCTGGAATTGCACCAACATCGTGAGACCCAATTCGATCCGGAAGTAGTGGATGCGTTAATGGAGCTTTCCGATGAAATGCTGAATATTTACTCCATTATGTAA
- a CDS encoding ABC transporter ATP-binding protein, translating into MSEASTHRDNAIPALEVRQIHKTFRDRRREVPVLQDISLRVPAGEFVSIIGPSGCGKSTLFHVIGGLTAPDQGEVLLQGRPVTGQRGHISYVPQQPALFPWRTIEENVVLAQEIAEAGSRSSRADIQHWLQKAGLSGFERAYPHMLSGGMQQRASFLRGLLAPQEVMCLDEPFSALDALTRSEMQRWLLDIWEENKRSVLMITHSIEEALMLSDTIVLFSNRPARVLHTIQVPFPRPRREEMTEDPDFMRLKREIAAMMAAEQRKTAAGGV; encoded by the coding sequence ATGAGCGAAGCATCAACGCATAGAGATAACGCCATCCCCGCGCTGGAGGTCCGGCAGATCCATAAAACGTTCCGCGACCGACGCCGGGAGGTCCCGGTCCTTCAAGACATTTCGCTGCGGGTGCCGGCCGGCGAATTCGTGTCGATCATCGGCCCATCCGGCTGCGGCAAAAGCACGCTGTTTCACGTCATCGGCGGCCTGACTGCGCCGGATCAAGGCGAAGTGCTCCTTCAGGGACGCCCAGTCACCGGCCAGCGCGGACATATCAGTTACGTGCCGCAGCAGCCGGCGTTATTCCCTTGGCGGACGATCGAGGAGAACGTCGTGCTGGCGCAGGAAATCGCCGAGGCCGGAAGCCGGAGCTCCCGTGCGGACATCCAGCACTGGCTCCAAAAAGCCGGGTTAAGCGGGTTTGAACGGGCTTATCCCCATATGTTATCCGGCGGCATGCAGCAGCGAGCTTCGTTCCTGCGGGGCCTGCTCGCCCCCCAGGAAGTGATGTGCCTGGACGAGCCGTTTAGTGCGCTGGACGCCTTAACGCGCAGCGAAATGCAGCGCTGGCTGCTGGACATTTGGGAAGAGAATAAGCGCTCCGTCCTGATGATTACGCACAGCATCGAGGAGGCACTGATGCTCTCGGACACGATTGTTTTATTTTCAAACCGGCCAGCCCGTGTGCTGCATACCATTCAGGTGCCGTTTCCCCGGCCGCGGCGCGAGGAAATGACGGAGGATCCCGATTTTATGCGATTAAAACGGGAGATTGCGGCCATGATGGCGGCGGAACAACGCAAAACAGCAGCAGGAGGAGTCTGA